The following proteins come from a genomic window of Oncorhynchus mykiss isolate Arlee chromosome 19, USDA_OmykA_1.1, whole genome shotgun sequence:
- the LOC118941401 gene encoding uncharacterized protein LOC118941401: MGCGSTVSIIPGNTTRVFRASCYGSESSLRECLRSYDLLPGLTVICSDLLVQPDIFLTDSMRWVFRGQLGTKMIRGYSFPITCSTQPQYPGGSFLLTFTGSNRTQTQPAVNHSAAFLFPAADDSHQGNYSCVYENYVFSHNFSSESELLSLTITASPLPAFIIRHVVVLLILLTSITTIYLYYKPTRRQKRVNRVSSMDLYVNAMEMVSLSSRAEAGPGEERAAQGTE, encoded by the exons atgGGTTGTGGCTCCACTGTTTCAATAATACCTGGAAACACCACTAGAGTGTTTAGAGCTTCCTGTTATGGGTCTGAGTCTTCACTGAGGGAGTGTTTGAGAAGTTATGATCTCcttcctggactcacagtgatctgctcag ATCTCCTGGTCCAGCCTGATATCTTCCTGACTGACTCAATGAGATGGGTCTTCAGGGGCCAACTGGGGACCAAGATGATAAGGGGCTACAGCTTCCCCATCACCTGCTCCACTCAGCCACAGTACCCAGGAGGCTCCTTCCTCCTCACGTTCACCGGCTCCAACAGAACCCAGACCCAGccagctgtcaatcactctgctgccttcctcttccctgctgcagatgactcccaccaagggaactacagctgtgtttatgagaattatgttttctctcataacttctcctccgagagtgagctcctctccctcaccatcacag CCTCTCCTCTACCAGCCTTCATCATCAGACACGTTGTAGTGCTGCTGATCCTACTGACATCCATCACCACCATctacctgtactacaag CCCACCAGGAGGCAGAAGAGAGTGAACAGGGTGAGTAGCATGGATCTTTATGTCAATGCCATGGAGATGgtctctctgagctccagagctgaagctggaccgggagaggagagagcagcccaggGGACGGAGTAG